Genomic DNA from Prunus persica cultivar Lovell chromosome G1, Prunus_persica_NCBIv2, whole genome shotgun sequence:
AGTTGTGGTAGCAACGTATAATGACTTAGTTTTGTGCTGCGCAACTGAGGATTATCAACACAATTACTACATCTGCAATGCATACACCATGCAATGGGTTGCTCTTCCTCCCACCCCAGGTCGATGCCACGATAGGGTACTAGTGGGATTCATCTGTAATATTCCCTACTATAATTCTAAGAAAGAAGATTGGAAAGGGCATAACGTCCAGCTTAATACTGAGTGTATGTGCAACGTTGTGAGAATTCTGCCTCCTGATGAATCTGCAAATGATGACGAATGTGATTCCTTAAAATTAAGCGTGGAGATCTTCTCTTCTGAGACTGGTGAATGGAGAGAATCAGTTGTGGCTTCCCCACGAtactttgattttgatgaCCTTGAAGATATCTCCTTTGCATACAATGGGATGTTATATTGGACAAGTGACGAAGAACTCCTTTTTGTTGGTTTGGGTCCCTTCAACGACAATAACACGACAAGTAGTAGTAGTGGTAATGGTGATGGCATTATTGATCATAAACTTCACTTCACTGTATTTGAGGAGCCTCTAAATGGACGTTTTGTAGTTGAGTACCTAGGTATGTTCGGAGGATGTGTGTGGATGTGTGACTTTAAGGCGGCTACCAATACTCTGTATGTTTGGGAGTTGAAAGAACAAGATCATGATCGGATGGTCGAAGGAGCTGCTGGCAGATTGTGTTTAACTAACCACAGGGTATATCACTTGGACCCAAAAATGTATCTGGATGGTCCATTTACGTGCGAAATGCAGGCTTTTGACCCAAATAATAAGGATATTTTGTACCTGCGTGTGGATGGAGATATTATCAAGTGCAACATTCATACGAAAAAGTGGTCTAGGATAGTTAGACGGTGTCCAGTTGGTAATGGTGACTATTGGCCAGTTGAGCTCCCATGGTGGCCGACTCCAGTTCCTAGATTACCGCAGCATGCCCATGGTGGAGGAACTAGCAGCTAGTAGATAACTTGAATTAAAGTACTaaacttttatttgttaaagTTGGATTATTTGTATTTGATGTACTCAGCAATGTTACACTTGTATTTGCTGGTATCCCTagcatgtttttttaattattctttttgttAACTGTTTTTTCCATCTT
This window encodes:
- the LOC18791860 gene encoding uncharacterized protein LOC18791860 is translated as MSSEQEIECGGASMKLVSGFLKQKQFEEDIQCRLINGDTPTKGRKRSQSSLGLPTSSQLKRSKRSSPAERRPSSIDDLPDTALVEILCRLPSSKFVFQCRCVSKCWRTLISDPYFIGRFVHIQGYRKTPKICTLISPKGEEFPPKMPWSSKLLNPVFKRIMSFHSLTKEPVVVATYNDLVLCCATEDYQHNYYICNAYTMQWVALPPTPGRCHDRVLVGFICNIPYYNSKKEDWKGHNVQLNTECMCNVVRILPPDESANDDECDSLKLSVEIFSSETGEWRESVVASPRYFDFDDLEDISFAYNGMLYWTSDEELLFVGLGPFNDNNTTSSSSGNGDGIIDHKLHFTVFEEPLNGRFVVEYLGMFGGCVWMCDFKAATNTLYVWELKEQDHDRMVEGAAGRLCLTNHRVYHLDPKMYLDGPFTCEMQAFDPNNKDILYLRVDGDIIKCNIHTKKWSRIVRRCPVGNGDYWPVELPWWPTPVPRLPQHAHGGGTSS